The Tubulanus polymorphus chromosome 3, tnTubPoly1.2, whole genome shotgun sequence nucleotide sequence AATGCGCTTCAAACTCGATTACAACCAGCAACACTCAGCCCACCGTCATCACTTTTGGTTGAggttatcagaaaataatgattgaaAGACAAACTATATTAAAAGTGAAAATAATCAACGTTAGCATTGAAAAATTACCAATACACATTACATTGACCCAAAATGTCCAAGGTTGGATTTAGGGGGTGGACCAGGTGGACTGGTACACCCCTCCAAAATTCGAATGCGAAGTCTGGAATGGGATGCGAAGTCTGGAAATTTTTTGGTTGCAAAGAAATATTAAAAAAGACAACAAATTATTCCAAATTTGCTCCCATTAATGGCTAGCCCATTTTTACATCAGTATTATGTGGTAGAACCACCAAAACGTTCACCAATGCTTTGCTGGCAGCCCTCGCATTGTAAAATCTGCCCTTTTCAAATTTAGTGCCCTTTTCAAATATGCGGGTACACCCACTTCAAATAATCCTAGATCCAGCCTTGGTGTCCGATCTCTTGGGATTCCGTGCCTGCCGTTAAGTTATCTCACAAATGAAAGATTTCATATGAGAGCAAGAGTCGTCGTCCCAAAGATGATTAGCATTGCTCCACATGGTACAGCAACATTGATTTGTACTACAGGGCTGACCCGATCGGAACGAATCGTAACCCATCAGTGACAAGTCCGAGATCCACACCCAACCTTGCGGTGgaataaatcatcattaatatcgTTTTGATTCGTAAAACCACGGAATAGAAAATTTAtttctgatataaaaagtagattagattagatattctttatttctgaatgaattgaaataacatACAAACATAGAAGCATTGTACATAAAAAACCAGTTACGATATAATATATTACATTTTTCATAAGAGAAACACCTATTTGCAATTTGGGAAAAAACAGTTCAAATAAAGCACGTCtggaaattttatttgaattcagtttttaaCCTAAATGCATAAATCAACCGCATAAAATATCACAATAGATCGGAATGgtattatcaactttttatCAATAGTGAAATAAATACAGTGTCAGTAAAATGACCAATACTCGACGAATTGGAGAAGACTAGTAGCTTCACTGAAATCTGAATTTATTCCCAACACTCGTGTGTAAAATCATACAAGTTTTTTGTACTTTTTCTATTACAGAAATACGTCCATATATTCTCATTTAACGAATTTTGGCTAAATGAGAATATAGGTTACTAATGGttcagaaaattatttctacaCACATTAACACAAAAAACAGAGgtcatcatatcatatcaattaaCGACTATCGCAGAAGGCATTTTATTGTCACCAGACTTACCATTGGTTATTTATCATATAAACACTACAATTGACACACATTTTGGTGCCATATATACGGAGAAAGGATAAACAATTGACTGTTTATGAAACTGAGCTGATCCGATAGACACGATGGACGGGATTCTTGGGACTTGGATAGCAGATGGCGAAAACAACACCGATGAATCGGAATTTGCTAAATTTTTGGAAATGGCAGGTAAACCAGAAATGTGGACGAAAGTACCtttcagtacgcctgatgattgCTAAAAGTTTTTAGCTGAAACGTCGCCCAATTATTtatacttttcaagaactttGAATTTTTGACAATCATTGCGGGGATTACACTCGCGTTTGTTCCTTGCAATAGTTAACATGTCAGATTATCTTACAAACCATGTTGGATAATTATACGAAAGGCGTTGCCAGTGCAAATTACTTATTGCCTAGGTGTGGATGAAGAATGGCAGAAAAAGATGAAAGATCATAATAaaggaatgaaaatgatatttggACGAAATGGCGACGAATGGACGCATACAATGAAGACAATGGACGATGCAATTATTCGCGAAAATACTTTAGTTTTAGACAAAGAATGCGATATTAAGACAGTGGATGGTCGCGATGCTAAGGTACGATAAAAAAACTGACCAACGCCTTCCTTGGCCACGTCCacattcaaaaagaaatcctGACGTCACTCATATATTCAGGAATTTGCTTAATGACAACAAGTTGCGTGATTCAAtttggaaatatatttccgaaaatttcgaaattttaACCAGTGATACTAATATTTGATCAAGTTTATAGCAGATTTTCGGTGTATCGCggtgtatacatgtactgttgATTGTCCAGTTGATGCTATCTCGATGTTAATATCATGGTGATGTAAATTCTTATATGTATGGTTTATTTGTCACTTTTGCCACTTAAGTGTGTCACTTAGAATTTCACTGTGTACATCTCGACCCGGGAAGGGTGTAACGGTATGATAATTAAAAGTTTGTTGAATTGGAactagatttatttatataactCAAAGCAGCGGCAGCAGTAACAGCAGAATCATCGAGCAACCCAAACAATCTAGAATTCCCTAAGAcattgttttattattttcttcttcaTAACGGAGTATCGttttatttgttattaatTAATCCAATGAAATTTTACGAATTTTGGTAGATTACCATCAAGTACAAAGACGGCAAGTTCCACTGCAGTACTAAAATAAAGGGTATCGACGACACGTTCATTTCGATTTATGAACTCAAAGGCGATAACAAACTTGCTTGCGTAAGTAACAGGCGTTGATGCGAATATTTAGAAGGATGGAATTCAAATAGGTTATCATCGATGTAATATTGCAATCAGAGGGGAGATATCTCTAATTCTTGACGATTTCTGACAACTGCATCTGAATTGTATCACCTGGAATGCGATCGTTAAAAACAAGcatgtttttttcttgatatccgCCGGTAAATTGACATGATATCATGTTGCCATTTGTTATAAAATCTAtacatttcatatcatttcagattATTTCCGTGCCTTCGAAAGATTTTGATGGCCCTACGATGAATTTCACGAAGGCGTAATCTTTGAGCCTGCCATGGACTGGTTACCATATATAGCTGCGCTTCAAAATCGATGCCAACTATAGCCATGACTTTTGGTTGAAGTTATCAGAATATAATGATTAGACAATACGatattgaaagtgaatatgaCCAACGTATTCTCATTAAAAAGTAACCGTATTTTTCTCATTAACCTAGAGTATTTTATGTTGACTTTACTAAAACTgtgtaaaatatatctataggGATATCAAGAAAGTCTATTAGTTATGGTAAATTTATTGatgcattgattttttttcagacttCATTCCAAATTAATCTTAAATCGGTATGGGATTTCAATTAGAGCCTACGTTTATTTGACATTGTATAGGTGATATTCTTCAATAGAATGCATAAGACGCCTGTTGTAGAAAGGTTTATCCAGTTCTGAAATTATCCCAATGATCCATCCGGTCGTCCCTCCATCAATATTGGCATTCTGATCGGAtcttgattgaaaatgttgcattcaataaaccattttacagttgctagccgccattttgttagggtacttttgtcccgtattgttgggtcatttttttctcttttttaaaaactatccgtgatgtgtattgtatcatatttcatctgtccatggatggattttgacaacttcagcaacattccaaccgcataaatctctagttttcagttatgtaaaaatcatttctcaaatttacaacaatgcgacatgagagcgatataaaaatcggtggtcagattttgccgtgcgcatagaaatccagggtactgaactttgaagttcgttattttcaggaataattttctaaaaaatccaaacatatcaagcactgtgcgcataaacacCCCCTTttaggtgaactttgaaattttaagatatcttgcctagtttttttcctatggctctttaactgcagcgcgtgtattgtcattccgagatttggcgctgttttctttgcgtgtatttcagtatatgggtgttattccttcattttcactacacttgtctctacggaaaatggttttaattgttggtacgagtatcaggtttaaatatcacGTCGTTTATGCAATATAATAGATCGAAGACATTAGAGATGTTGGGGTTTAAGGGATTTTTCTGACCAGTTTTAGCAGCGAGACTGAGCGGCATTTTGATCACGCATTCGAAGTTGCGCGCGGGAAGAGAATATATGGGCCTATATTGAGatggaagaagaaaaaaaatataacacTCAAAGTCGAGtatgatgaccatttaaatcagtagtctatcaataaatttacataatCTACTGAAATTAGATGGATGGAGAAGTGGTCAAAAAGCAGGACAAATGGGGTGGGGCAaatattcagctactttctatgaatactttctattaagtacactcaagattgattagattgggaagaaaatataggaaaacgttttcttgttttggtgGTGAAATATCAAGTATCAAGTTCGAATGTCAGACGCAgatgataaaaagtaaaaagtgacatctaccatcacaaaaaacgcaagaagtgtgtggattgcatttacaacaaaagagtgatattttgggttttcttGGGTGCATGGACGTAAGCCTCTGCCTGCCGTAAAAGCGGCTACCATTACAGCCATTACGAACTAGCGCCGGAGAacggaatacagtattaatgccgtaatatttaaacctgatactcgtaccaacaattaaaaccattttccgtagagacaagtgtagtgaaaatgaaggaataacacccatatactgaaatacacgcaaagaaaacagcgccaaatctcggaatgacaatacacgcgctgcagttaaagagccataggaaaaaaactaggtaagatatcttaaaatttcaaagttcacctaaAAGGGGgtgtttatgcgcacagtgcttgatatgtttggattttttagaaaattatttctgaaaataacgaacttcaaagttcagtaccctggatttctatgcgcacggcaaaaactgaccaccgatttttatatcgctctcatgtcgcattgttgtaaatttgagaaatgatttttacataactgaaaactagagatttatgcggtttgaatgttgctgaagttgtcaaaatccatccatggacagatgaaatatgatacaatacacgtcacggatagtttttaaaaaagagaaaaaaatgacccaacaatacgggacaaaagtaccctaacaaaatggcggctagcaactgtaaaatggtttattgcgATCCTATTGCTTCGCGAGAACATTCTGCAATGGTGTTAATTGCTTCTGCCATTTCTCTTTTGAGACCAGGGCTAGACCCTGATGGCAATATGAGGAGACATTTTCACCGACAATTTTGCACCACGCGATCGATCAGTTCTCGCTTACTTAACCGTATGTAAGATTTTGCCTACAATGGCCGCAAAGATTAACACTCAATGATTTCTACAGTAATTGTTTATTAGTTCCTGGCCACTTGCATGAACAGAATATGACATGCGAACAAGTTCACAAAATTTGTTCAAGCGTTAAAGAATCATTGATCTTGGGAACTATTTTTTCGAATGATAAATATCAGTAATCTACACGGACCTGAACCGGATCTTTTTAATGATCATTACTACATGCGCAATCGTTACCGCGGTCACGGTCTGTTTTGTGTGGCGGTGACGTTTGATAATGTTTAAGCAAAGTTAACTGCTCTTAGTCGCGCCTTTGCGCGTCTTAACGTTATTAATCCGCGATCTAACAAACAAGGACACGATGCTGAATAAAAAagcattttctatttctattctaTATCCGCACAGCGACTTTCTGCGCGCTTATAATGTAGTCTTCAGGATACTATACAACAAAATGATAGAACATATACACAACATATTGACTCACAAGAAGTATGTCCAAAGGTGGATTTAGGTAGTGGACCGGATGGACTGATTTTAAAAAGACTTAAAGTAAATCCGAACGAGCTCCGTTAATGGCCAGAAAATCCCCTTTGTTCTTCAACGTTCTGTGGTAGAACCACCAAAACCTCTACCAATGCTTTGCTGGCAGCCCTCGCATTCACAAATCTCCCCTTTTCAAATTTAGTGCCCTTTACAATTTGCAGGTACACCCCCttcaaagaatcctagatccaCCCTTGCTGTCTGATCTCTTGGGATTCGGCCTGCCGTTAAGGTATCTCACAAATGAAAGATTTCATCCGAGAGCAAGAGTCGTCGTCCCAAAGATGATTAGCATTGCTCCACATGGTACAGCAACATTGATTTGAACTACTGGGCTGACCCGATTGAAACGAATCGTAACCCATCACTGACAAGTCCGAGATCCACACCCAACCTTGCGGCGGTGCCAATTGACATCGATAGTCATATCCGCCAATGAAAAGGTTTGCTGGAAAAAATACACAAGCAAAGTATTATCAAATTGATTCGTGCCACGTAACGTTGTTTCTTGGGGCGGGGACCAGTTGACTTAATTTGTACCGGTATATTCAACTGTTGATATCGTTAATCGACCAATCTACACGAAGTGCAACTAGACTTTATCATTTGCCAAAAGGTATTCATCCAAAACGAAAGGTTTactagattttctatcttcgGCTAGTTCCTTTTTTGTCTCAGTGTTTTATTGATGGAATGAATAGTAGAAGAACCAGGTTTCATCGCGCATTCTAAAATATGTGCCTATTTCAACATCAATGGACCTGTAGACTATGTTGAATTGGCATCCGCTTATGATATATGATAGTAGATGTATGTGAAGTAAAATTGAGTGC carries:
- the LOC141902579 gene encoding fatty acid-binding protein, liver-like gives rise to the protein MDGILGTWIADGENNTDESEFAKFLEMAGVDEEWQKKMKDHNKGMKMIFGRNGDEWTHTMKTMDDAIIRENTLVLDKECDIKTVDGRDAKITIKYKDGKFHCSTKIKGIDDTFISIYELKGDNKLACIISVPSKDFDGPTMNFTKA